The following nucleotide sequence is from Macrobrachium nipponense isolate FS-2020 chromosome 21, ASM1510439v2, whole genome shotgun sequence.
agagagagagagagagagagagagagagaggaaatatgtgTATTTTTGTGATTTATGCATTGTTTTACTCATGGAAACTTAGTTTTCTAATGGAAATGTAGCTGTAATcttttgatgtattttttattattaattacaaataaTGTTAATATGCCATGTTTTTAATTAATATCATGCAAATATTCTAAGAGGAAGATGTGTGGTAATTATTGTACATGTATTGATAatgttataagagagagagagagagagagagagagagagagagagagagaatgtatttgtCTATTACatgtgaatgaaatatatttgatataatgtCTATAAATGTGCTACTTgtctatttttcataaatgtagtAAAGTATTTACCAATTAAATATAAGGAATTGAACACGAGAATTTGAATAATTCCCTAAACGGAGAATATAAATGTAATGAGCAAACAATAATGCAGTTTAATATATGATTGACACTAAATACTAAATCTTTTAACagttctaagaaataaataaaaataatgtagttTAATATATGATAGACACTAAATACTTATTCCTTTAACAGTTcttgtagtattattatttgtggtaggttctagctatcaaactatttctttatgttgttttctaatgttaatgttttgtagcatgattgtcataagttatgtgcttgtgttcatgtgtgcatgaatgttgttagttattgtctgtttttctgttacagatgtggtagtttggtaatgtgttgaataaagcttggaatctgtcaccaatgtttactttcattacaattttatttttcaaacacaCTACCTATCATGGCCAAGCTGCTGAAGCCGTCCAGACTGGACACAGATCCCAGCTCACCACTGCAGCCAAAGAGTGGAAGCACTGGCATCAAACATTCACCAACTTCATAGAAGAAAGTGGAGATGCTGCACCAGACAAGTTGAGGGCATTAGTGAATTGTGTGTCCCCGAGTGTGTATGAACTCATTGAAGACTGTAGTACTTTTGAGAGTGCAATCGCCAAACTGGAGAGTGCTTATGTCAATTTGCCGAATGAAGTTTTTGCTAGGCATGTTTTGTGGCGACACGACGACAGCAGTCAGGAGAATCCCTTGATGAATTTCTGAGGAACTACATAAGCTAAGCAAGGATTGTAACTTCCAGGCAGTCCACAGCTGAGGTCAATATCGACGGCAGGAGCTAGTACGTGATGAATTCATCAATGGTATTGCCTCAGCATTTATTCGTCAGCGCCTACTAGAAAATAAGTCACTGAACCTGGAGGCTGCACACAGTCAAGCTTGTACGTTGGATCTTGCCCAGCGTAGTGCCGACGCGTATACATCTCCACCCATTCCTCATACTGCTGCTTTAGTTCCAGAGCGGCAGGCACAGCCCagaggtgaccagcagcagcagcagccaacaaaagaagaagcagaaagaagtTCACCTGGAGATtcagctgttgctgctgcttaCTTATCCAAGAGGAAATGCTATTTTTGTGGTAATGCACTCCACAGTACAGGTAGAGTGAGTTGTCCTGCACGTACTGTTAAATGTAACAAATGTGGTAAaacaggtcattttgcaaaagtcTGTAAATCAAAGGCTTCAGGTAGTACTACTGCTGCATTGTATAACCCCACTTTGCTTACAATAGCTgccatatttcctctctctctctctctctctcctctctctctctctctctctctctcacacgtctTAGTCCATGCAAAGTCCGAATATGCTGCTTTAGAAATCGGTAATTGTGAGaaattctttgaaacatggaaCTAAACATAATGGCACTTTACAGTTAAAACACCAGTAACACGTATCGTTACGTTTAGCCGGTCGTTTAGTCGTGTGCTTGCAAACATAGCAAGCACGTTTtgctggctgttttttttttcaattgcgaGCAAAACTCTTGAAATGTTAGTGCACCGACTCTTATCAGTTTCTCTCTACCAATCGTGTGTCACAGTTAGTTGTTTAAAAACTGTGGTTACCCCTATAAGACTATAATTATTCTGCCCCAGCCTAACCTCCTCGTGCcccacaaaatataaaatgtaatccGCTTTATTCGCAAGGCCCACTTGGAGGGAAAGTTTGTCGAGGTGTTATAATCTGTTAGAatgattatagaaaaataaacattttgtacTGTTTGTTTGCAAATAATTCAAGCATTGATAATTTGCTTTTGACTACCAAATCGACCGTTGGCCCTTACAAAACCTTTATGTATAATTGCccgaaaagttctctctctctctctctctctctctctcctctctctctctctctctctctctctctctctctctctccttatacgtACAATAATTGTTCCAAAGTACTGAAAATAATAGTGTAATTTATACTTGTAGGATTTACAAGCAAAAAAAGGGATATTTTTACCTTCAAACGTCGACTCCTATCAGTACATAAGAATATCacgaaaataagaaggaaaaagcaaATATCTAGACTCTCATCCGCCGTTAAAGGGAATTATCAATAAACCTCCCCTAAGGGCAAAACAGAAGCCTTGGTAGCGTTACCATTGTCAGGGTTTGGAGTGAAACTGTCACTGACTAACAGCACCGTCGCAAATCGTGATCACCCATGTCTGCCAACAATGATAGCCAGATATCAAAATATCATTATGATTCtattatctagatctatatattgttttttgtgtTGTGCTGGCGTAGAATATCTTGGACTTGCATGTGGTAATAATTTTAATGCGAAAAAATCTGTTATCATGGCGTGAAAGGGCAACCGTATATATACGTTAATAGTCTTTGTGACAAAAAGTAGCCGAacgtatatatacgtgaataGTCGAAGAAGGGTTAAAACACCAAAAGTAGTACTAGTACTAAAACATCAAAGCAAATATTGGTCAAAAATAGCGGGGTGGGGTGGAACAGGGGCTGATTTGTGGAGTGGAATGGGTTGCCAAGGAAGGAGTGGCCTACTGGATTTGGCTGGCCACAGGTGTGCAAGTGGGGCACTCACCAGAGGAAGGCAAAGTCTGAAAAATTCAATCTTACCTCAACCTGATGTAAACTAACCAAACTTAATCTTAACTAGAAGGGCTTTAAAATTAACTTAAGAAGGAAAATGTCTgcttcttccttctctttctccagtCTCCTCCATCCACCAATCTGTTCCCATCCTTCAGTTCCTCAAATTCTCtctggttcctcctcctcctcctcctcctcctcctcctcctcctcctattgatCTCATCATGAGGAGGAGTCAGGTTAAAGCTGATGTTACTGCTGCTTCTCTTGGTATCATTATAACTGATGTTGCTCTCATTCTATATCCTCATCTTAACTGCTCTTATTCTTTTCTTCTACTCGTCAGGTTGTCTCTTCTTGAAGTCGTCTGCAAAATGGCTTCCTTAGCGCCCGTTGTTTCCTCCAATGATTTACGAAATGTAAAACGGAGCCTATTTGTTAGGAAGTACGGAAAGAAGGTGGTTCACCTCATATACACCTTCCACTTTCTCCACGGACAACACAGGAGCATCCGAGAGATTCTCACAGACAACCAAGTTCCACTACAAGGGAGGAGATGTCCCTTCAACGACCAGGACATCAGAAATCTCACAGGGAAGCTTCCGGAAGATCTGGACATCACATTGATGAACAAAATCTGCCAGGCTCTTTGGCAAAAGGGGGTGAATGACCCTGGAGATGAATTAAAAGGGTTATTAAAAAAGATCAAAGATGAGAGGAACTTTGTTAGCCATGAAGAGTCTCATATGTCAGAACCAGAATTGGAAAGTAAACTCAGGGGCTTTCAAGCAACGCTCGAGGAAACTCTTGAGAAAATCAAGTCTCTCTTTCCATCTCATGGTCCTGACACTGACCACCTTAAAGCAGAGATCCAAGATGCTGTTCCGAAGCTCCTAGAAAAGGTCCGTGAGAAATATGATCCCTCAAACCCCCAGGATATACAAAGGCTTAAAGAAGAAATAGGAGAGTTTGAGAGCGAATTCTATGAGATGATACAAGAATCATCTGCAAAAGAAATCTCCTCTATCAATGAACGCCTCTGTCAGATTTTGCCCTATGACTGGCTCACTCACCATGGTACTACAGATCCAGGACAGATTATGGTACCTCTACAAGTGGCGGATGATCAGGAGTTAAATAAAGGTCTCCATGGCAATAAACGTATTATTGTAAATCAAAAAGAAATCTTCACCATTAAAAACCCGAAAGGAAAAGACCCTGAAGTTGTGATTATATCTGGCGATGCAGGTTCTGGAAAGACCACAATTCTTTGTTCCTATGCGGAGGGGATGGTGCAAGAAGACAAATGATGTGCCAGAACTCTCTTCCTTCCCATTTCTGCTCTGCATGCAGTTCAGGAATCATGACCACGACAACTTTGATGACTACATAAGAAACATGATTCCAAAAACTGCTGCTCTATTTCCCTTAGACCTTGTCAAATCGGTAGTCCTGGATTCAAAGTGTTTGGTCTTGTGTGATGGCTATGATGAGGCCAATGAGAATTCAAGTAAACTCTTCCAAGAGTTTTTGAAAATGAATTCAAATAAGATGAAGTTTGTTGTCACGACACGTCCAGGAAACACAGAGGGTGTAACCAAAATTGTGAATAAAGCACAACGTTCCAGAATCAACCTCAGAGTGTCAGGTCTtcagaaagaggatatgaaatcGCTCACAGAAAAGCTCATTGGCCACCTGCTGAAAGATGATGTCACCCAACAGGAGCAAATGAAAAAGGAGCTGCTTcagaaaatagaagaaatgaaCATTGGCACTAGAGCCATCCTGCAAACCCCATTGTATTTCAACCTGTTCGTTCTCCTTTACATTGAGTGTCCAGATCTAAGGGATGAAATGAGCACCAGGACATCGGTCTACTTACAGCTGAGAAggcacaagatcaagagaatctcCGACAAGACAGGGATCTCTGAAGAATCGCTGGAGGAATTTGATGCACTGTACAGAAAATGGTGTTTGAAACATTACcatgagagaaaatatgaatattccGAGGTAGAAGTAAGAAGCTTTAAAGGGGAGATCAGTTCTCCAGAGGTATGTCAGAAACTTTGATGCCATCATGTCGTCCTATTTCtccataaagaaaacaaagaagcaTCTGGACATTGTCAATGTCTACTGCCACAGACACAGAAGTGAGCAGGAGTTTGCAGCTGCAGGCAGCATCTGCGATGATATCATCACATCAAATAGAAGGACACGAGGAGGAAACATTCTTCGGGATGTGCTGCCATCACATTTCAAGCGTGAAGATACTGATGGAAGTGGGgatgaagatgaaaatgaagTGGAATATCTATTTGAGGAATTTGTAGGAGTGATTTCCTTCATACCAGGAATACTGTACAGTACTGAGAGAGATGTGTTTTACGATACAATAGAGGAGATTCATGAACTCTTTGTATTAAAAAGCATCTTTTATGATATACATGATGTTTTTTTGGAACCATGTATTGAAACTAGACTGGACGATAAGGTTTTGGAATCACTTGTGTCACAGATGAAGAGAGAAACTTCTCTGAAGGACCAAGTAAAATTCCAACAACCCAAGAGTCTTTATGTCCTACCATCCTTGCTGCCTAAACTGAGGCCCAAAGAGATTATATTGGAATTTGGATTTCCAAATGCAACAGTTTCACAACTCAGTGAAACTCTGAAGTCTGCCGTCGATAACATTCGTATAGTGGTTGATCATCAGATGCGTCTAAGTGAGTGCACAATGCCAACACACTTCcaggacaggaggaggaggaggaggttttgcCTCCATTGGATATGCTAAGTAAGTAGGAACTTCCTCAATCTTTACTTCCTTAATTGTGAAGTAATAAAATCTTCAGCTGTAAATAATATACAACCTTTCGCTTTTTATTCATTCTatgcttcttcttctccatctttgGTAATAACCTCCTCACAAGTTATTTAATAAAtagagaagaagatgaaaaagaaaaggtaATGAAAGGATAGTCACCGAATTGCCTGTTTCTTCTGAGAAGAGATTTTAAAGTTATGTGAATACGTCGGCATGTGTcggtttttctctctctaacaatatacaatatctcaaaaacaaaaattcctctCATTTGTTTGACATCCACAGGATTGACCATTCATGATGATGGATACAAAGACGTAGAGAGCCTGAGGAGGCCCTTTTCTCTCGCGACTCCACCAAAGGAATTACTGAGATTAAGATACGTAATGTCTGAAGCTTCTCGGGGGGAGCGTTTCATCGCCGACGTCATAAACAGAACGTTTCCAACAaccagggaagaagaaggaggaggaagaggctccaCTGATTTAGATATGGTCTTAAATGAaggtgagtagtagtagtagtggtggtggtggtggtagtatcGGTAGCATCAAATGTCAACCCTCATGAAAGAactgttctttttccttttcctcctccttcttcctcctccatctcctcctcctcttccattatGAGCAGAATGAAAAGtataagaaaaagaaggagaagaagaagaagaagcaagaggcGAGGAAAAGGAAGACTtgaaaaataatctctctctctctctctctctctctctctctctctctctcctcaaggggaataacaataataaatgatgataatataataatgataataaaataatgacagtATTGAAATATACTACattttatgctatatttctttAACCTCCTCctgattattattttctctcaattaccatagttcttcttcttcttcttcttagtcactacacacacacacacacacacacacacacacacacacacacacacatatatataatagacatatataatatattatattatattataaatatatatatactatatacatatatagtcatATAACAAAAGTAGTAACAGATTAGTTATCCTgcttttcgtgtgtgtgtgtgtgtgtgtggtgctttgtttgtggtgtgtgagtgtgagtgttgAGCAAGAGTGAGAGGTGGTAGGAGAAGGTCAAGTAGAGGAGGTGTAAATGATAATATCCtgccattttttttcctccacaGGTCCTGCTCCTGACATAAAGCTCCTACTCCAGTCGCTGACTGTTCCTTCTCCGCCTCTGAGGAAAATATGGATTATTTGCCTTTTGATACAccgaatgatgatgattatgatgtggAAGAATGAAACAAACTCTGCAAGAACAAGGAAGTGAAACGCTTAATGGTTTCTAATGGTCCACATGATGTTATGGTGAATGCTgatagtgaagaagaagaagaagaacaacaacaacaacgagtagaagagagaaaaagggaagaaggagataaagaagaagaagaagaagaagaagaattacaacaacaagcaagaagaaaaaagagaaaaagagaagaaggagaagaaacggacgatgaagaagaaaaaagagaaaaagagaataagaagaagaagaagcagagaagaagaaaacggatgatgaagagaagaaaaacaaagagGAGAAGGGTGGGCTTCACAAGACATCATTCAAACTCCCACTGCTGAgtcagggaggaggagggggaggaggaggaggaacaggaagACTTCCCTATGAGAAGCCACTGAATATACCTGTATATCCCCTTCTGTTTcaacacctccccctccccctcttcctcacTAGCACTTCCTAGGCCTTCCTCCCGCCCTCCCATTGTTCCCACATGACCTGAAATAGCTCTCTGTCTGCTCCATCTTCCTTTTCTGTGATTCTGGTTTTGTTATGCTGTCTTGCTGTCACCCACAGGAAAGGAGAggaactgcttctctctctctctctctttctttctctctctctctctctgatgttccTAAGTGGTGGGGGTTTCGAGAGACTGCATAAATAATCAAGAGATAGTATGCTTTATTCCATTGttcagttgtattattattaaggctATATTCAACAGGGATCTCTCCTTACATAAATAGAGAACCCTTCTTACATAATTCAAGAtatggcctatatatatatatatatatatatatatatatatatatatatatatatatatatatatatatatatatatatatatatattatatactggtgCCTCTCCTGTTGTTCTGAAATTGCCCTGAATACAGAGGACAGATGAGGAAATGATTGAACTGATAAAAAGGTGTTGCAAGCTTTTCTTTTAATGGTTGTTTGactatcatttatttgtttgtttttgttctcCAGAATATAATATGTCTTGTCAGTTTCCTTTATGTTGTTTTGCAGGTGAAGAAAGGCAAAGTAACTCATGAAGGTTCCGCTGATATGTTTGTACACTAGTTAAGTTTACTTAGCTGCATTTAAAGTTCCACTTGTGAAGGTGACAATGTTGCAAATGTTAAATAATATGccgcttttttttcattattttgctttgagTTTTTGATGACTACcgagatttatttgtttatcttttgtccTTTTCTTCGACCATATTTGAGAACCTGTTGCATTTTTTAACTGTAATAGTGCAGTCATTAGACTtccctatctatatatctatctatccatctatatggAAATACCAAAATGTCAAGGATGCATAATTTGTTCAAGCTTTGCAAATACACTGAATGCTTACTTACACTGGGTGTTTTATTAGCCATTTTAAGCATAAATAATGAAGTAGTTCTGGTAAGAAGTTTCCATACTGGAAATGGAAAAACCTTTGTATGTTTGACAATAAAAACTTTATGTCAAATTTATCGTCACCTTTTGTGATCTGCATTTTAGTAATGCTTCCAATGCGTACAACTTATGATACTGAATGAGTACAAACACTATTCACAAACACAGCGACGACAGTTACAATTAAAAGATAAAGTCAATTAGTCAAAAGATTCCTTCAACTTGCAGAAGTTGCATAAAGTTGTCAAGCAAATTGcctcagaaaaaataaaacacaaaagcaaagtgaaaaaTTGATACTAATAAGTGACGGTCAAATTGGACAAAATACACATCAATTGAAATGAAACACTCTGACAATTGTCAGTCAAAAGGAACAAACATGTATGGAATAGATGCTAATGATTCTTCCATTACCAAACTCAACCTCAAAACTGTGTTTGTAGTCATATCGACAtaagtggaataataataataataataataataataataataataataataataataataataataataataataataatggacgacatcaagctgttatGTTAAGAGCAtcagaaaatagataccctaatccagactataaggattgtatctggggacatcaggatggagtttagaatagaaaaatttaCCTTAGTCAACattcaaaagggcaaagtaataaGGActtaagggataaagctaccagatgggagcaacatcaaacacatagatgagacggtatacaaatacctgggaataatg
It contains:
- the LOC135197538 gene encoding uncharacterized protein LOC135197538, which encodes MSSYFSIKKTKKHLDIVNVYCHRHRSEQEFAAAGSICDDIITSNRRTRGGNILRDVLPSHFKREDTDGMHNANTLPGQEEEEEVLPPLDMLRLTIHDDGYKDVESLRRPFSLATPPKELLRLRYVMSEASRGERFIADVINRTFPTTREEEGGGRGSTDLDMVLNEGPAPDIKLLLQSLTVPSPPLRKIWIICLLIHRMMMIMMWKNETNSARTRK